Proteins co-encoded in one Triplophysa dalaica isolate WHDGS20190420 chromosome 16, ASM1584641v1, whole genome shotgun sequence genomic window:
- the stard15 gene encoding START domain-containing protein 10 isoform X3: protein MVDEEEDRFPMRIVCKDVTAETLYDVLHDTSYRKKWDTNMIDTFDIGRLTVNADVGYYSWKCPHPLKNRDFVTMRSWLPLGNDYLIINYSVKHPEYPAKKDYVRAVSLLTGYLIQNNGANCCTLYYLTQVDPRGSLPKWVVNRVSQFVAPKAMKKIYKACLKYPEWKRKHDPNLKPWRYPEQNMLPCINLADLTVQRADSLENIDESTLSEEKAQHHSDDDET from the exons ATGGTGGACGAAGAAGAGGATCGCTTTCCG ATGAGAATTGTATGCAAGGATGTGACAGCTGAAACGCTCTACGACGTCTTGCACGACACAAGCTACCGGAAAAAATGGGACACCAACATGATTGACACTTTCGATATTGGACGACTGACGGTTAATGCAGACGTAGGATATTATTCCT GGAAATGTCCACATCCACTGAAGAACCGAGACTTTGTCACTATGCGATCATGGCTCCCACTCGGCAATGACTATCTTATAATCAACTACTCCGTCAAACACCCG GAATACCCAGCGAAGAAAGATTATGTCAGAGCTGTCTCTTTACTCACTGGATACTTGATCCAAAACAATGGAGCAAACTGCTGTACTCTCTATTACTTAACGCAAGTGGATCCACGAG GGTCTTTACCTAAATGGGTGGTGAATAGGGTCTCGCAGTTTGTGGCACCAAAG GCCATGAAAAAGATTTACAAAGCCTGCCTAAAATACCCTGAATGGAAACGGAAACATGACCCAAATCTGAAGCCTTGGAGGTATCCAGAGCAGAACATGCTACCCTGCATCAATCTGGCTGACCTGACGGTCCAGAGAGCAGATTCACTGGAAAACATCGATGAGAGCACTTTGAGTGAGGAGAAAGCCCAGCACCACAgcgatgatgatgagacctaa
- the stard15 gene encoding START domain-containing protein 10 isoform X1 codes for MPVQIPDDTDFLSFRDQCESHDGWVARYNKGGVTVWCRDEECKTVQKLKMRIVCKDVTAETLYDVLHDTSYRKKWDTNMIDTFDIGRLTVNADVGYYSWKCPHPLKNRDFVTMRSWLPLGNDYLIINYSVKHPEYPAKKDYVRAVSLLTGYLIQNNGANCCTLYYLTQVDPRGSLPKWVVNRVSQFVAPKAMKKIYKACLKYPEWKRKHDPNLKPWRYPEQNMLPCINLADLTVQRADSLENIDESTLSEEKAQHHSDDDET; via the exons ATGCCAGTCCAGATACCGGACGACACCGATTTCTTATCGTTCCGAGATCAATGTGAGAGTCATGACGGCTGGGTCGCCCGGTATAATAAAGGAGGAGTGACGGTGTGGTGTCGAGATGAGGAGTGCAAAACTGTCCAGAAACTGAAG ATGAGAATTGTATGCAAGGATGTGACAGCTGAAACGCTCTACGACGTCTTGCACGACACAAGCTACCGGAAAAAATGGGACACCAACATGATTGACACTTTCGATATTGGACGACTGACGGTTAATGCAGACGTAGGATATTATTCCT GGAAATGTCCACATCCACTGAAGAACCGAGACTTTGTCACTATGCGATCATGGCTCCCACTCGGCAATGACTATCTTATAATCAACTACTCCGTCAAACACCCG GAATACCCAGCGAAGAAAGATTATGTCAGAGCTGTCTCTTTACTCACTGGATACTTGATCCAAAACAATGGAGCAAACTGCTGTACTCTCTATTACTTAACGCAAGTGGATCCACGAG GGTCTTTACCTAAATGGGTGGTGAATAGGGTCTCGCAGTTTGTGGCACCAAAG GCCATGAAAAAGATTTACAAAGCCTGCCTAAAATACCCTGAATGGAAACGGAAACATGACCCAAATCTGAAGCCTTGGAGGTATCCAGAGCAGAACATGCTACCCTGCATCAATCTGGCTGACCTGACGGTCCAGAGAGCAGATTCACTGGAAAACATCGATGAGAGCACTTTGAGTGAGGAGAAAGCCCAGCACCACAgcgatgatgatgagacctaa
- the stard15 gene encoding START domain-containing protein 10 isoform X2, translating to MPVRIGVLWWTKKRIAFRCFFSQMRIVCKDVTAETLYDVLHDTSYRKKWDTNMIDTFDIGRLTVNADVGYYSWKCPHPLKNRDFVTMRSWLPLGNDYLIINYSVKHPEYPAKKDYVRAVSLLTGYLIQNNGANCCTLYYLTQVDPRGSLPKWVVNRVSQFVAPKAMKKIYKACLKYPEWKRKHDPNLKPWRYPEQNMLPCINLADLTVQRADSLENIDESTLSEEKAQHHSDDDET from the exons ATGCCGGTCCGGATTGGAGTTTTATGGTGGACGAAGAAGAGGATCGCTTTCCG TTGTTTTTTCTCTCAGATGAGAATTGTATGCAAGGATGTGACAGCTGAAACGCTCTACGACGTCTTGCACGACACAAGCTACCGGAAAAAATGGGACACCAACATGATTGACACTTTCGATATTGGACGACTGACGGTTAATGCAGACGTAGGATATTATTCCT GGAAATGTCCACATCCACTGAAGAACCGAGACTTTGTCACTATGCGATCATGGCTCCCACTCGGCAATGACTATCTTATAATCAACTACTCCGTCAAACACCCG GAATACCCAGCGAAGAAAGATTATGTCAGAGCTGTCTCTTTACTCACTGGATACTTGATCCAAAACAATGGAGCAAACTGCTGTACTCTCTATTACTTAACGCAAGTGGATCCACGAG GGTCTTTACCTAAATGGGTGGTGAATAGGGTCTCGCAGTTTGTGGCACCAAAG GCCATGAAAAAGATTTACAAAGCCTGCCTAAAATACCCTGAATGGAAACGGAAACATGACCCAAATCTGAAGCCTTGGAGGTATCCAGAGCAGAACATGCTACCCTGCATCAATCTGGCTGACCTGACGGTCCAGAGAGCAGATTCACTGGAAAACATCGATGAGAGCACTTTGAGTGAGGAGAAAGCCCAGCACCACAgcgatgatgatgagacctaa